A DNA window from Streptomyces asoensis contains the following coding sequences:
- a CDS encoding response regulator has product MADRLAPGAPAPKTPPTRVLLADDHTLVRRGVRLILDGEPDLTVIAEAGDGAEAVERARAGDIDLAVLDIAMPRMTGLQAARELSRRLPDLRILILTMYDNEQYFFEALKAGAGGYVLKSVADRDLVEACRAVVRDEPFIYPGAERALVRSYLDRLHRGDGVGGLPERPITEREEEILKLVAEGHTSREIGTLLFISAKTVERHRANLLQKLGMRDRLELTRYAIRAGLIDP; this is encoded by the coding sequence ATGGCAGATCGCCTCGCGCCGGGCGCGCCCGCGCCGAAGACCCCGCCGACCCGGGTCCTGCTCGCCGACGATCACACCCTGGTGCGCAGGGGAGTACGGCTCATCCTGGACGGCGAGCCCGACCTGACGGTGATCGCGGAGGCCGGCGACGGAGCCGAGGCGGTCGAGCGGGCCCGGGCCGGGGACATCGACCTGGCCGTCCTCGACATCGCCATGCCGCGGATGACCGGGCTCCAGGCGGCCCGTGAGCTGTCGCGCCGCCTTCCGGACCTGCGCATCCTCATCCTGACCATGTACGACAACGAGCAGTACTTCTTCGAGGCGCTCAAGGCCGGGGCGGGCGGCTACGTCCTGAAGTCGGTGGCGGACCGGGACCTCGTCGAGGCCTGCCGTGCGGTCGTGCGGGACGAGCCCTTCATCTACCCGGGCGCCGAGCGGGCCCTCGTCCGCTCCTACCTGGACCGGCTGCACCGCGGCGACGGCGTCGGCGGTCTGCCCGAGCGGCCCATCACCGAGCGCGAGGAGGAGATCCTCAAGCTCGTCGCCGAGGGCCACACCTCCCGGGAGATCGGCACGCTGCTGTTCATCAGCGCCAAGACGGTGGAACGGCACCGGGCCAACCTCCTTCAGAAGCTGGGCATGCGTGACCGTCTGGAACTCACCCGCTACGCGATCCGCGCCGGCCTCATCGACCCCTGA